The nucleotide sequence AGCGTTTCCATTTCCGTGGCGGCAGCCTCGGCTACACCCTGATCAGCACCGGGCAGACCGAAGTCTCGCTGCTGGCCTCGCCCTACTTCATGCGCTTCAAGCGCAACGATTCCGACGATCCGCAGATGCGCCAGCTCTCCAACCGCAGCATGTCGGCCATGGCCGGCGTGGCGGTGCGCCATACCGCGCCGTGGGGCGTGCTGCAGGGCAACGTGCAGGCCGAGGTCAGCGGCCACGGCGGTGGTTTTGCGGCCGACGCCAAGTACACCTACCCCATTCCCACCGGCCGCGTGGTGCTGGTGCCGGGCGTGGGCGCGCAGTACGCCAGCAGCGACCTCAATGACTACTACTTCGGCGTGAGCGCGGTGGAAGCACAGCGCAGTGGACTGGCGGCCTACAGCGCCGGCAGCGGCGTCGCCCCGTACATGGACTTCAGCGCGGTA is from Stenotrophomonas bentonitica and encodes:
- a CDS encoding MipA/OmpV family protein translates to MHSGSRKTAAAGLVLVGLLASGSVLAQAAPGAKPRSSVGLAVVAQKSPYAGYDTDVLPVPVINWEGERFHFRGGSLGYTLISTGQTEVSLLASPYFMRFKRNDSDDPQMRQLSNRSMSAMAGVAVRHTAPWGVLQGNVQAEVSGHGGGFAADAKYTYPIPTGRVVLVPGVGAQYASSDLNDYYFGVSAVEAQRSGLAAYSAGSGVAPYMDFSAVMPLGPRWTATASLRRTLLSSAVKDSPMTVGSHMDSALLALSYAF